In Deltaproteobacteria bacterium, one DNA window encodes the following:
- the glmS gene encoding glutamine--fructose-6-phosphate transaminase (isomerizing), translating to MCGIVGYIGHRNSVDVLMEGLRKLEYRGYDSAGVALLGDGEILLRRSVGKLVNLEMSLRDDPMTSQVGVGHTRWATHGAPTEHNAHPHVVNGVAIVHNGIIENHTELREEFVAAGRDIKSETDTELVAHLIDIARSRGLGLLDAVREALSRVEGVYALLVVSPTEPDQIIAARKSSPLILGIGEGENFIASDVPALLRYTNRVIYLEDDDIALVRREGVQVWKLDGTPQQHVVKTIDMNPVAAEKEGHKHFMHKEIHEQPRAFISAMEDRFQVPEGDVVFDGGGLEAINATEVQRIVLLACGTAGHAAQIGRYYIESIAGIPCEVDLASEYRYRDPIVEPGTLAIAVSQSGETADTLAALREVKRRGAQSIAVCNVPESTIARTADGVCYTHAGPEIGVASTKAFITQVAVLLLISIWLGRRNGNLSQKRAKELLEEMSHMPIRLQEVLASEPQVREIARWSRNMRGYLFIGRHANHWIAMEGALKLKEISYLHAEGYAAGEMKHGPIALIDEEMLIVAIAPASRVYEKMLSNLEEARARGGKLFAIVTRGRHSLHGRVDRLIEIPPCDELLSPILTVLPLQLLAYHIADLQGTDVDQPRNLAKSVTVE from the coding sequence ATGTGCGGAATTGTGGGATATATCGGCCACCGCAACTCGGTGGACGTTCTGATGGAAGGGCTGCGCAAGCTCGAGTACCGGGGGTACGACTCGGCGGGCGTGGCGTTGCTGGGCGACGGCGAGATCCTGCTGCGCCGCAGCGTCGGTAAGCTGGTCAACCTCGAAATGAGCCTGCGCGACGACCCGATGACGAGCCAGGTGGGCGTCGGCCACACCCGTTGGGCAACTCACGGCGCGCCGACCGAACACAATGCACACCCGCACGTCGTCAACGGCGTCGCCATCGTCCATAACGGCATCATCGAGAACCACACCGAGCTCCGCGAGGAGTTCGTCGCCGCCGGTCGTGACATCAAGAGCGAGACGGACACTGAACTCGTGGCGCACCTGATCGACATCGCGCGCTCGCGCGGCCTCGGCTTGCTCGACGCCGTGCGCGAGGCGCTCTCGCGCGTCGAGGGCGTCTATGCGCTGCTCGTCGTCAGCCCCACCGAGCCCGATCAGATCATTGCCGCGCGCAAATCGAGCCCGCTCATCCTCGGCATCGGCGAAGGCGAAAACTTTATCGCGTCGGACGTGCCCGCGCTGCTGCGTTACACGAACCGCGTGATCTATCTGGAGGACGACGACATCGCCCTCGTGCGCCGCGAGGGCGTCCAGGTCTGGAAGCTCGACGGCACTCCCCAGCAGCATGTTGTGAAGACGATCGACATGAATCCCGTGGCCGCGGAGAAAGAAGGCCACAAGCACTTCATGCACAAGGAGATCCACGAGCAGCCCCGCGCGTTCATCTCGGCGATGGAGGATCGTTTCCAGGTGCCCGAAGGTGACGTGGTCTTTGACGGAGGCGGGCTGGAAGCGATCAATGCGACGGAGGTGCAGCGCATCGTGCTGCTCGCATGCGGCACCGCGGGGCACGCCGCGCAGATCGGGCGCTACTACATCGAATCCATCGCGGGAATTCCCTGCGAGGTCGATCTCGCGAGTGAGTACCGCTACCGCGACCCCATCGTTGAACCGGGGACGCTGGCGATCGCCGTTTCGCAAAGCGGCGAGACGGCGGACACCCTCGCCGCGCTGCGCGAGGTGAAGCGTCGGGGTGCCCAGTCGATCGCCGTGTGCAACGTACCGGAGTCGACCATCGCCCGCACCGCCGACGGCGTCTGTTACACGCACGCCGGCCCCGAGATCGGCGTCGCCTCGACCAAGGCGTTCATCACGCAGGTCGCCGTGCTGCTGCTCATCTCGATCTGGCTCGGCCGACGCAACGGCAACCTGTCACAAAAGCGCGCCAAGGAACTGCTGGAAGAAATGTCGCACATGCCGATCCGGCTGCAGGAAGTGCTGGCGTCGGAGCCGCAGGTGCGGGAGATCGCGCGGTGGTCGCGCAACATGCGGGGCTATCTGTTCATCGGCCGCCACGCCAATCACTGGATTGCGATGGAAGGTGCGCTCAAGCTCAAGGAGATCAGCTACCTCCATGCAGAAGGTTACGCGGCGGGCGAGATGAAGCACGGGCCGATCGCGCTGATCGACGAGGAGATGCTTATCGTCGCCATCGCGCCGGCGTCGCGCGTGTACGAAAAAATGCTCTCGAATCTGGAAGAAGCCCGGGCGCGCGGCGGCAAGCTCTTCGCCATCGTCACGCGCGGGCGGCACTCGCTGCACGGACGCGTGGACCGGCTGATCGAGATCCCGCCGTGCGACGAGCTGCTCTCGCCGATTCTCACGGTGCTGCCGCTGCAATTGCTCGCGTACCACATCGCCGATCTGCAAGGCACCGACGTCGATCAGCCGCGCAATCTGGCCAAGAGCGTGACCGTGGAGTAA
- a CDS encoding AAA family ATPase gives MRITRLRLKNWKNFREADLVLRNRAFLVGPNASGKSNILDAFRFLQDLTRSGGGLEAAVGSRGDAGKIRCLAARRHSDIELMAEFGEEAESPEWKYELAFSQDNNQRPIVKREIVRAGYRREPVLERPNRDDKSDPARLTQTFLEQVSANKEFREIPEFLRTIRYLHVVPQLIRDPNRGAKPVKGDPYGSDFLESLAGVPDKTRSSRLRAINEALRRAVPLFEEMDLERDNWGVPHLKARYEHWRKHGAWQHEDQFSDGTLRLIGFLWALYEGTGPLLLEEPELSLHSEVVRHIPQMIARIQLAQAKRKRQVIVSTHSRELLGDTGIPHSEIFFLEPSREGTTVRCLLDAPHLTELIRGGTSTGDVLIGATRPKDVADLANFTPAQ, from the coding sequence ATGAGAATCACACGTCTTCGACTGAAAAACTGGAAGAACTTTCGGGAAGCGGACCTCGTTCTCCGCAATCGAGCCTTTCTTGTCGGTCCCAATGCCTCGGGAAAGTCGAATATCCTCGATGCCTTCCGTTTTCTTCAAGATCTCACGCGATCGGGTGGTGGTCTTGAGGCGGCCGTGGGGTCGAGGGGTGACGCTGGAAAGATTCGTTGTCTCGCGGCGAGACGACATTCGGACATCGAATTGATGGCCGAGTTCGGTGAGGAAGCCGAAAGTCCAGAGTGGAAATACGAACTCGCTTTCAGTCAGGACAACAACCAGCGGCCCATCGTCAAACGGGAAATCGTTCGTGCCGGATATCGTCGCGAACCCGTACTAGAAAGGCCCAATCGGGACGACAAAAGTGATCCGGCCCGACTGACGCAGACGTTTCTGGAGCAGGTCAGTGCGAATAAGGAATTTCGGGAGATTCCGGAGTTTCTGAGGACCATCCGTTATCTTCATGTGGTTCCCCAACTGATTCGCGATCCGAACCGCGGGGCGAAGCCGGTGAAGGGTGATCCATATGGATCTGACTTCCTCGAAAGTCTGGCCGGTGTGCCGGACAAAACGCGAAGTTCGCGATTGCGTGCCATCAACGAGGCGCTGCGGCGGGCCGTCCCGCTGTTTGAGGAGATGGATCTCGAACGCGATAATTGGGGCGTTCCTCATCTGAAAGCGAGATATGAGCATTGGAGAAAGCACGGGGCATGGCAGCACGAGGACCAGTTTTCTGACGGAACGCTTCGACTGATCGGATTCCTTTGGGCGCTGTACGAAGGAACTGGCCCGCTTCTTCTGGAAGAGCCGGAGCTGTCGCTTCACTCAGAAGTCGTGCGTCACATCCCCCAGATGATCGCCCGCATTCAGCTCGCCCAGGCTAAACGCAAACGCCAGGTGATCGTGAGTACGCACTCTCGAGAACTCCTGGGCGATACGGGCATCCCACACAGCGAAATCTTTTTTCTGGAGCCGTCGCGCGAGGGCACGACTGTGCGATGTCTGTTGGATGCCCCGCATCTGACGGAACTCATTCGCGGCGGCACGTCGACCGGAGATGTCCTGATCGGCGCGACGAGGCCGAAAGACGTGGCCGACCTGGCGAATTTCACACCGGCGCAGTGA
- a CDS encoding LysR family transcriptional regulator, which translates to MEWLNYHHLFYFYTVAREGGVTAAANRLLLAQSTLSAQIGELEDRLGARLFEKVGRRLVLTPTGRTVMQYADEIFGLGREMLDVVRGGASNKPLPFLVGVSDALPKLVVYQLLEPALRLPTPVSLIVTEGKVEPLLADLAIHAFDMVLSDAPAAPYLKVRTHNRLVGDCPVSVLGTASLAAKYRPGFPRSLDGAPFVMPMPGTALRRSLDQWFDQMAIAPAVAAQVEDSALAKVMGAAGVGLFFAPSTIETVVRRQFRAQVVGHIDDVRERFYVITADRKIRHVATQAVVERAKERSEA; encoded by the coding sequence ATGGAGTGGCTGAACTACCACCACCTGTTTTACTTCTACACCGTGGCGCGCGAGGGCGGCGTCACCGCGGCGGCGAATCGCCTTCTGCTCGCGCAGTCCACGCTGTCCGCGCAGATCGGCGAGCTCGAGGACCGGCTCGGCGCGCGGCTCTTCGAAAAGGTCGGTCGGCGGCTCGTGCTCACGCCGACGGGTCGCACGGTGATGCAGTACGCCGACGAGATCTTCGGCCTTGGCCGCGAGATGCTCGACGTGGTGCGGGGCGGCGCGTCGAACAAGCCCCTGCCCTTCCTGGTCGGCGTCTCGGACGCGCTGCCCAAGCTGGTGGTCTATCAGCTCCTCGAGCCGGCGCTGCGCCTGCCGACGCCGGTGAGCCTCATTGTCACCGAGGGCAAGGTCGAGCCGCTGCTCGCCGACCTTGCGATCCACGCATTCGACATGGTGCTGTCCGACGCGCCCGCCGCCCCATACCTGAAGGTGCGTACGCACAACCGCCTTGTCGGTGATTGCCCCGTCAGCGTGCTCGGCACAGCATCACTCGCCGCGAAATACCGCCCGGGGTTTCCGCGTTCGCTGGACGGCGCGCCGTTCGTGATGCCGATGCCCGGCACCGCGCTACGCCGGTCGCTCGACCAGTGGTTCGACCAGATGGCGATCGCGCCGGCCGTCGCGGCTCAAGTGGAGGACAGCGCGCTCGCGAAGGTCATGGGGGCCGCGGGAGTGGGATTGTTTTTCGCGCCATCGACCATCGAAACCGTCGTGCGCCGACAATTTCGCGCGCAGGTCGTGGGGCATATCGACGACGTGCGCGAGCGCTTTTACGTCATCACCGCCGACCGCAAGATCCGCCACGTCGCGACGCAGGCCGTGGTGGAACGGGCGAAAGAGCGGAGCGAGGCATGA
- a CDS encoding HPF/RaiA family ribosome-associated protein, whose amino-acid sequence MNIELKARRVAIKPRMIEHVDKRLSLALDRFTRDIRGAVVRIERSSGESPAFSASVQISLVDGGRVLVTERHSEWETAIDLASDRARHALSRGLGRRRVLTRSRDPIPWMPPAKDANA is encoded by the coding sequence ATGAACATCGAGCTCAAAGCCCGCCGCGTCGCTATCAAGCCCCGCATGATCGAACACGTGGACAAGCGCCTCTCGCTCGCGCTGGACCGATTCACGCGCGACATTCGCGGCGCGGTCGTCCGCATCGAGCGCAGTTCCGGCGAGTCACCGGCGTTTAGCGCCAGTGTTCAGATCTCGCTCGTGGACGGCGGACGCGTGCTGGTGACCGAGCGCCACTCCGAATGGGAAACGGCGATCGACCTCGCCTCCGACCGCGCGCGCCATGCGCTCTCCCGGGGCCTCGGCCGGCGGCGCGTTCTCACGCGCTCGCGCGACCCCATCCCTTGGATGCCGCCCGCCAAGGACGCCAACGCGTAG